TGAATTGATGCGTTTATATAGCCCTGGCGAAGGTTTTTTTGGTCTTGGCGAGAAACGACCCGATGGTCAGCTGGCATCACGACGTATTTTCCATTTTTCCGTTTAAAATCCTTGTTTTACACGCGCCTGGCGGGTAAAATGGCGCCGCAAAAGAATCGTTCTATTATATTTTTGGAGTGTATTGGCTACTATGTCATTGAGTGCTGCTGTAAAAGCTGAAGTTATCAAAGATTATCAACGTGAAGCAAGTGATACTGGTTCGCCAGAAGTCCAAGTTGCTTTATTATCAACGCGTATAAAACAATTGACTGATCATTTTAAAGCTCACGTACATGATCATCATTCACGTCGTGGCTTGTTAAAAATGGTGAGTCAGCGTCGCAAGTTATTGGACTACCTTAAGATGGAAGACATCACTCGCTATCGCGATTTGATTAAGCGTCTCGGTTTGCGCAAATAGCGCGACGGTACTGTTAGTTTATAAACCCAATATTGACCACCATCTTATCCATGGTGGTCTTTTCGTTTCCAAGTCTGCATAGCAACTATCTCGCGGGAAATAACTGTGAATCCAATACGCAAAGAAATTCAATTCGGTCAGCATAAACTCGTTTTAGAAACAGGTGAGATGGCACGCCAAAGTTCGGCAGCCGTTATGGTCAGCCTTGACGACACCCAAGTATTTGTTACGGCAGTAGGTCGTAAAGAAGCTGATC
This genomic interval from Gammaproteobacteria bacterium contains the following:
- the rpsO gene encoding 30S ribosomal protein S15; translated protein: MSLSAAVKAEVIKDYQREASDTGSPEVQVALLSTRIKQLTDHFKAHVHDHHSRRGLLKMVSQRRKLLDYLKMEDITRYRDLIKRLGLRK